A genomic segment from Thermococcus sp. LS1 encodes:
- a CDS encoding polysaccharide deacetylase family protein, producing MLVSLTFDVEQDCPPYLSTTRGMEEGLPKILDLLEEKGVRGTFFFTAQMAKEYPHLVKRVIDEGHELGCHTYNHERLDKLSKEKANKVIRKSLIVLRNFGEVVSFRAPNLQLPPELYAVLRENGILVDSSKAIYKRYQGISYVEGVLEIPASITSSALRLPWRIQKIIHAHLREPKIYFAHPWEFVPMKKVRFDCRFNTGEKALELLERLIEHYKKENTEFFLMRDYLSLHHLTFDNDK from the coding sequence CCCCCTTACTTGAGCACAACCCGGGGAATGGAGGAAGGACTTCCAAAGATTCTGGATTTGCTAGAGGAAAAAGGAGTTAGAGGAACCTTCTTCTTTACCGCACAAATGGCAAAGGAATACCCCCATCTCGTGAAGCGCGTGATTGATGAGGGTCATGAGCTAGGATGTCACACATATAATCATGAGCGCTTGGATAAGCTCTCAAAAGAGAAAGCAAATAAGGTCATAAGAAAGTCCCTCATAGTGTTGAGGAATTTTGGGGAGGTGGTTTCGTTCAGAGCTCCAAATTTGCAGCTTCCTCCCGAACTCTATGCAGTATTGAGGGAAAATGGAATCCTCGTGGACTCCTCAAAGGCCATTTATAAGAGATATCAAGGTATTTCGTATGTGGAAGGTGTGTTAGAAATACCGGCTTCTATAACTTCGTCTGCATTACGGCTTCCTTGGAGAATTCAGAAGATAATCCACGCCCATTTAAGAGAGCCAAAGATTTATTTCGCCCACCCTTGGGAGTTCGTCCCAATGAAAAAAGTGCGCTTTGACTGCCGCTTTAACACAGGGGAGAAAGCTCTTGAATTACTTGAAAGGCTTATAGAACACTACAAAAAGGAAAATACAGAATTTTTCTTAATGAGAGACTATCTAAGCCTTCATCACCTTACATTTGATAACGACAAATGA
- a CDS encoding sulfite exporter TauE/SafE family protein, with protein sequence MNLVDSIISGFLSGLSLGLTGSGGSVLAVPLLVYFVGLDPHTAVGTSLVAVGITAIIGFSMHWRKGNVDFKTGTLMALTSIPGIYIGSYMNKAVEGPLLMTLFAVLMIIIAVKMVRNNSKRVQQVKGGKEISRINVAGLGFLVGVASGFFGVGGGFLLVPALTMGAGLKMHRAVGTSLFVIVLNGLAGFVSYELQGRSIDLAVVVLFVLGGLIGDAIGVRIAKSLSCKELKQVFAAVVILVALYLMWVNLPKVI encoded by the coding sequence ATGAATCTAGTGGATTCTATAATCTCCGGGTTCCTCTCTGGACTGTCCCTCGGCCTTACGGGAAGCGGTGGATCAGTCCTTGCAGTCCCCCTGCTGGTGTACTTCGTAGGCCTCGATCCCCACACCGCCGTCGGCACCTCCTTGGTTGCCGTGGGAATAACTGCGATCATAGGGTTCTCAATGCACTGGCGGAAGGGAAACGTGGACTTCAAAACCGGAACGCTGATGGCCCTCACAAGCATTCCCGGGATTTATATCGGTAGCTACATGAACAAAGCTGTAGAAGGGCCCCTTTTAATGACGCTGTTCGCGGTTCTGATGATCATTATAGCTGTTAAAATGGTGAGGAACAACAGTAAAAGGGTTCAACAAGTCAAGGGTGGGAAAGAAATTAGCCGTATTAATGTCGCTGGCCTTGGCTTTCTTGTTGGTGTTGCCTCTGGATTCTTTGGGGTCGGAGGCGGCTTCCTGCTTGTCCCTGCCCTGACGATGGGTGCAGGCCTTAAAATGCACAGGGCTGTTGGGACGTCTCTCTTTGTAATTGTCCTCAATGGGCTTGCGGGCTTTGTGAGCTATGAGCTCCAGGGCAGATCCATAGACCTTGCGGTGGTGGTACTCTTTGTGCTAGGCGGACTCATTGGAGACGCCATTGGCGTGCGGATAGCAAAGTCGCTTTCCTGCAAGGAGCTGAAACAGGTTTTTGCGGCGGTAGTGATTTTGGTGGCCCTGTACCTAATGTGGGTTAATCTACCAAAGGTGATATGA